A region of Maridesulfovibrio sp. DNA encodes the following proteins:
- a CDS encoding NTP transferase domain-containing protein — protein MTGSNAEYPDISAAILAGGEGRRMGRTDKSCLKLSGEKLVGRIIRTLDGLCAETFVITRTPENHPDLDLRLVGDIFEARSSLTGIHAALYHAQTGHVFVTACDSPFLNRGLISELLSRVTEEDDVLIPIHPDGFYEPLCAVYSKRCLPFIEQNLKNNIFQIIRFFPQVKVRTVETEVLKSTDHELETFININTPDQLDRIRKSLKGEAPGQASYPQTIPRSAALKLIRKNLLPVQAAYIPVTDCSGMVAAEKICSDISLPEHDRSAMDGFAIPSACTSGASADNPVALAYSGEIRPSCSVPDKNSAGQAVRVLTGGIIPDGTDTVIPFEKVISDECTVSINSPISKGEFIRKAGSDILEGETIIEKGKVISPCSAALLAYAGICSIPVNPLPKVAVLAVGNELCDPAKKTECGLIPADNLILMKSLCSRYGIRDIRIAPCANSPEAISEAVQACRDCGLIITTGGTGPGNRDFVFNSIQQAGGIPVFKGLAMHPAKSIFAFKMEKSIVIGLPGPPNAVNLAFHTIINPVLSMLQGKTEISSTITAILTEEVKGGREREKLRPCLLNEKDGKIFADPLLDKSLSPRKIMSLSNGIIILPADCGKVQKDETVQVIRFC, from the coding sequence ATGACCGGAAGCAACGCAGAGTACCCCGATATCAGTGCAGCCATCTTGGCTGGAGGCGAAGGCCGCCGCATGGGCAGGACCGATAAATCCTGCCTGAAACTTTCCGGTGAAAAACTGGTCGGCAGAATTATCCGCACTCTTGACGGGCTTTGTGCTGAAACATTTGTCATTACCCGCACCCCGGAAAACCACCCGGACCTTGATCTGCGGCTGGTGGGTGACATTTTCGAGGCCCGCAGTTCACTGACCGGCATACATGCGGCCCTCTATCACGCGCAGACCGGACATGTATTCGTTACAGCCTGTGATTCCCCGTTCCTGAACCGAGGTTTAATCAGCGAATTGCTCAGCCGTGTTACAGAGGAAGACGATGTACTCATACCCATCCACCCGGACGGATTCTACGAACCTCTTTGTGCTGTATACTCCAAACGCTGCCTGCCTTTTATCGAACAAAATCTGAAAAACAATATTTTCCAGATCATCCGCTTTTTCCCGCAGGTAAAGGTCAGGACAGTTGAAACGGAAGTTTTGAAAAGCACAGACCATGAACTGGAAACATTCATCAATATAAACACCCCGGATCAACTGGACCGCATACGTAAAAGCCTGAAAGGAGAAGCTCCAGGACAGGCCAGCTATCCCCAAACCATTCCCCGTAGCGCGGCCCTTAAACTTATCCGCAAAAATCTGCTCCCGGTTCAGGCCGCATATATCCCGGTAACAGATTGCTCCGGTATGGTCGCTGCTGAAAAGATATGTTCTGATATCTCCCTGCCGGAACATGACCGCTCAGCCATGGACGGTTTTGCAATCCCCAGCGCATGCACCTCCGGGGCTTCAGCCGATAATCCTGTCGCGCTTGCTTATTCCGGTGAAATTCGCCCCTCGTGTTCCGTTCCGGATAAAAACAGCGCAGGACAGGCTGTCAGGGTTCTGACCGGGGGTATTATCCCTGACGGAACGGATACGGTTATCCCCTTTGAAAAAGTAATCAGCGACGAATGCACCGTCAGTATCAATTCCCCGATCAGCAAGGGCGAGTTTATCCGCAAAGCCGGATCAGATATTTTAGAAGGTGAAACAATTATTGAAAAAGGAAAGGTTATCTCTCCCTGTAGCGCCGCTCTGCTCGCTTATGCCGGAATATGCTCAATTCCGGTCAATCCCCTGCCAAAGGTAGCTGTACTGGCTGTTGGCAATGAACTCTGCGATCCGGCTAAAAAGACAGAATGCGGCCTTATTCCGGCGGATAATCTCATTCTGATGAAGTCTCTTTGCAGCCGATACGGAATCCGTGATATCCGCATTGCTCCCTGCGCAAATTCTCCTGAAGCCATTTCGGAAGCCGTGCAGGCCTGCAGGGATTGCGGACTCATCATCACCACCGGGGGCACTGGTCCCGGAAACCGGGATTTTGTTTTTAATTCCATCCAACAGGCCGGAGGCATTCCTGTATTCAAAGGTCTGGCCATGCACCCGGCAAAATCAATATTTGCCTTCAAAATGGAAAAATCCATTGTAATCGGCCTGCCCGGTCCGCCCAATGCTGTTAACCTTGCTTTCCACACCATTATCAACCCGGTGCTATCCATGCTGCAGGGCAAAACGGAAATTTCATCCACTATCACGGCAATTCTTACAGAAGAAGTAAAAGGCGGACGGGAGCGGGAAAAACTGCGCCCCTGCCTGTTAAATGAAAAGGACGGAAAAATTTTTGCCGACCCACTGCTGGATAAATCCCTTTCACCACGCAAGATAATGAGTTTAAGCAACGGGATAATCATCCTGCCTGCAGACTGTGGAAAGGTTCAAAAGGACGAAACGGTTCAGGTAATCAGGTTCTGCTGA
- a CDS encoding transporter substrate-binding domain-containing protein — protein MNRYLVLAVVAAVAVMFCATISHARDLDEVLSTKTLKVGTTGDYKPFSFKDNGKYEGFDIAVAQSFADRLGVKLVLVPTTWKTLMQDLKAGKYDIGMSGITRTIARQKEACFSQGYVTFGKTPLVAAAKAGEFKSMADIDRKGVKIGVNPGGTNEKFVRANIKNAEIVVFESNLAIPPAVAAGKVDVMITDSVEAVYYAATDSKLAAPMLDNLFTRSQLGYLISADAGRLQDTVNFMMDQMILKGEMAKLKAKYLHMN, from the coding sequence ATGAACCGTTATTTAGTACTTGCTGTAGTTGCCGCTGTTGCTGTTATGTTCTGCGCCACAATCAGCCATGCCCGTGATCTTGATGAAGTTCTTTCCACCAAAACTCTTAAGGTCGGAACGACTGGTGATTACAAGCCTTTTTCTTTTAAGGACAATGGTAAATATGAAGGTTTTGACATTGCCGTGGCCCAGAGTTTTGCTGATCGTCTAGGAGTAAAACTGGTGCTGGTACCCACTACATGGAAGACTCTGATGCAGGATCTCAAAGCTGGTAAATACGATATCGGTATGAGCGGCATTACCCGGACCATCGCCCGCCAGAAAGAAGCCTGTTTTTCGCAGGGGTACGTTACTTTCGGTAAGACTCCTCTCGTTGCTGCAGCTAAGGCCGGCGAATTCAAATCCATGGCCGACATTGATCGCAAGGGGGTCAAAATCGGGGTCAATCCCGGTGGTACTAACGAAAAATTTGTACGGGCTAATATTAAAAATGCGGAAATAGTTGTTTTTGAATCCAACCTCGCCATTCCTCCGGCTGTTGCTGCAGGAAAGGTTGATGTTATGATCACTGACAGTGTGGAAGCTGTTTATTACGCTGCCACCGACTCCAAACTGGCCGCGCCAATGCTCGACAATCTTTTTACCCGCAGTCAGCTCGGCTACCTTATCTCCGCAGATGCCGGCAGGCTTCAGGATACCGTTAATTTTATGATGGACCAGATGATCCTTAAAGGTGAAATGGCAAAGCTGAAGGCAAAATACCTGCATATGAACTAG
- a CDS encoding 4Fe-4S binding protein, with amino-acid sequence MSCKNLKMICFSPTRTTRRILDAIAEGVGAEQTEVIDVTRADRVPEVCDCAADDLVIIGAPVYSGRIPLTAVERFKALRSCGSPAVPVVVYGNRAYEDALIELSDIAAEAGFKTVAGAAFIGEHSFSTEKTPIAVSRPDEDDLDKACEFGKSLASKLADGAFDDSAFEVPGNRPYKDRSPGMSASPVSSDDCQLCGACERVCPTAAIVTGASVETDPDKCIFCCACVKVCAFEARKLEVPRLLEVSQWLVDNFSERREPEVFI; translated from the coding sequence ATGTCCTGCAAGAATTTGAAAATGATCTGTTTTTCTCCCACCCGGACAACCCGTCGTATTCTGGATGCCATTGCTGAAGGAGTCGGTGCTGAGCAGACGGAAGTGATTGATGTCACCCGTGCGGACCGGGTACCCGAGGTCTGCGACTGTGCTGCTGATGATCTGGTGATAATCGGTGCTCCGGTATACAGTGGACGCATCCCCCTTACCGCCGTTGAGCGTTTTAAGGCCTTGAGGTCCTGTGGCAGTCCTGCTGTTCCTGTTGTGGTTTACGGCAATCGTGCTTATGAGGACGCCCTCATAGAACTCAGTGATATTGCAGCTGAAGCGGGATTCAAAACAGTTGCCGGTGCCGCGTTTATCGGTGAACATTCTTTTTCCACCGAGAAAACGCCCATTGCGGTCAGCCGTCCGGATGAAGACGATTTGGATAAGGCCTGCGAGTTCGGTAAATCCCTTGCCTCAAAGCTTGCTGACGGGGCCTTTGACGACTCAGCCTTTGAAGTTCCGGGAAATCGTCCTTACAAGGACCGTTCTCCCGGTATGTCAGCATCTCCGGTTTCCAGTGATGATTGCCAGCTTTGCGGAGCCTGTGAAAGGGTCTGTCCCACAGCGGCTATTGTTACAGGAGCTTCTGTGGAAACAGATCCTGATAAGTGCATTTTCTGCTGTGCCTGCGTAAAGGTCTGTGCCTTCGAAGCCCGTAAACTGGAAGTGCCCCGCCTGCTGGAAGTTTCTCAGTGGCTTGTTGATAATTTCAGTGAACGCCGTGAGCCTGAAGTCTTTATCTAA
- a CDS encoding DUF3574 domain-containing protein, with amino-acid sequence MRDHIKVLAVFVLMLAFGLSGCATGKWNRYELYMGQSYQDGKKRISSKQFQTFLSNEVTPEFRDGYTIYDAQGFWGGKSGFTYSERCKVLMIVSPDKDAEQRVDAIAKAYKDKFKQESVLKIVSPVEVGFN; translated from the coding sequence ATGCGTGATCATATAAAAGTTCTGGCTGTTTTCGTTTTGATGCTGGCTTTTGGCTTGTCCGGCTGCGCAACAGGCAAATGGAACCGCTATGAGCTATATATGGGTCAGAGCTATCAGGATGGCAAAAAGAGGATCAGCTCCAAACAGTTCCAGACTTTCCTGAGTAATGAAGTTACTCCCGAATTCCGTGACGGCTATACCATCTATGATGCGCAGGGATTCTGGGGCGGCAAAAGCGGTTTTACCTATTCCGAAAGATGTAAAGTGCTCATGATCGTTTCCCCGGACAAGGATGCCGAACAGCGTGTTGATGCCATTGCCAAAGCCTACAAGGATAAATTCAAGCAGGAATCGGTGTTGAAGATTGTCAGCCCGGTTGAGGTTGGATTTAATTAA
- a CDS encoding ATP-binding protein has protein sequence MLRVVLTGSECTGKSTLAAALAKHYKIEYVPEYLREYFEMKNGILAVEDVIPIAQGQLQYEAEAAAKGYNPLICDTDIISSIVYSKHYFEEAPGWLDDKLNRLGPSLYLLCGIDIDWEADGQRDMPEKRNYMQGLFINELKSRGIPFHAIDGPLNERTLKSIRAIDEALDAVKKNFFN, from the coding sequence ATGCTTCGCGTAGTTCTGACCGGTTCCGAGTGCACCGGAAAATCAACCCTCGCAGCAGCATTGGCGAAACACTACAAGATAGAATACGTACCCGAATACCTGCGCGAATACTTCGAAATGAAAAACGGAATTCTGGCTGTGGAGGATGTGATCCCCATAGCGCAGGGACAACTGCAGTATGAAGCCGAAGCTGCCGCAAAAGGTTATAATCCGCTAATCTGCGATACGGACATCATCTCGTCCATTGTCTATTCCAAACACTATTTTGAGGAAGCCCCGGGCTGGCTTGACGATAAGCTCAATAGACTCGGACCAAGTCTTTACCTGCTCTGCGGCATTGATATTGATTGGGAGGCCGACGGGCAGCGCGATATGCCGGAAAAGCGTAACTACATGCAGGGTCTGTTCATAAACGAGCTGAAATCACGCGGCATTCCTTTTCACGCCATAGATGGGCCACTAAATGAAAGGACTCTTAAATCCATCCGGGCAATTGATGAGGCCCTAGATGCGGTAAAAAAAAACTTTTTTAATTAA
- the pnuC gene encoding nicotinamide riboside transporter PnuC, whose product MEIINIIINFITAMGLGEQLSIATGLIYILLSVRQNPLCWPFGIVSVGIWMVIVFQGKLYSDAFLQFVYVVLGFYGWYQWLRGGTDNTPLKVRRMERKLALWLTAIGVAAFIPAGYLMENYLAASFPWWDALTTVISLIAQYLLAKKYMENWLLWITADVMYIGIYYAKGWTGYSGLMVVYTAMAVLGFISWLKSYRADRERECFA is encoded by the coding sequence GTGGAAATCATAAACATCATCATAAATTTTATCACTGCCATGGGCCTCGGTGAACAACTCTCCATTGCCACCGGACTCATCTATATTCTACTGAGCGTTCGCCAGAATCCGCTCTGCTGGCCTTTCGGCATCGTCAGTGTGGGAATATGGATGGTCATCGTCTTTCAAGGAAAACTTTATTCCGATGCCTTCCTGCAATTTGTCTACGTGGTGCTCGGATTTTACGGCTGGTATCAATGGCTGCGTGGCGGAACCGACAATACTCCGCTCAAGGTCCGGCGCATGGAACGCAAACTGGCTCTATGGCTTACCGCCATAGGGGTGGCTGCTTTCATTCCAGCCGGATATCTAATGGAGAATTACCTTGCAGCTTCATTCCCATGGTGGGATGCCTTGACTACTGTAATTTCCCTTATCGCCCAATATCTGCTGGCCAAGAAATACATGGAAAACTGGCTGCTCTGGATCACAGCCGATGTTATGTATATCGGCATATATTACGCTAAAGGCTGGACCGGATACAGCGGACTCATGGTTGTCTACACTGCCATGGCCGTTCTCGGGTTCATCAGCTGGCTTAAATCGTACCGTGCAGACCGGGAACGAGAATGCTTCGCGTAG
- a CDS encoding PAS domain S-box protein, with translation MFKKYRHTLIMKMLLSGGVTLLLSVILWTSFNVVFFKKNVTGNIQSDIAMLSDTVLLSLHHAMMLDSKEFIQNDINNISRQGEIKSIRVINKKGRIIYSNDPDEINNVIDIKSPPCWNCHKHETPPATMKLEQRTRLKTVNGKDFMGIMTPIPNSKGCAPGPCHVHNENEQLLGLLDLEVSTEKKNAILMTFEKANVGIAMVVFIATFGALFIFAFNFIFKPIRRLIKATRKLGSAQDFVEIQLAQTDEIGTLADAFNMMGRQVQEKHHALLEQKEEYRDLFDNVPCLVSVVDLNFRVIRHNKAYEKHFGKPRGRQCYQINKDQDCKCEECPVERTFADHTPHMSEESGLSKDGKPIHWIVYTSPIKDRDGNIVAAMEMMLDITRRKELEESLAASEQRYHAIFDSIPQAVFVLDSENLTILNCNDPVEEIYGYTREMILGSSFLLLFREEEQADYAHLLKVKQEIGPCSQFTKSGTAIYAMLRISPAEFDGNRTLIITCSDVTQKLEAEQQLIQASKMSTLGEMASGVAHELNQPLAILKTISNLLKRKVSRDQQIEPKILQEMAEGVDTHVNRASKIIEHMREFGRKSDMRTTPVQVNDVLRRGFDFFSRQLTLRNISVEWNLNSHLPIIMADANRLEQVVINLLINARDAIEERWKDAVPLADNKKIYISTDFTDKKIIIEVCDTGPGIPDPIQGRLFEPFFTTKDVGKGTGLGLSISYGIIKDYNGTISASTKQDTGACFTITFPRGDLES, from the coding sequence TTGTTCAAAAAATACCGTCATACCCTGATCATGAAAATGCTCCTTTCCGGCGGAGTGACCCTTCTTTTGAGTGTTATCCTCTGGACAAGCTTTAATGTAGTCTTTTTCAAAAAGAATGTTACCGGCAATATTCAGTCCGACATTGCCATGCTTTCCGACACAGTGCTCCTGAGCCTGCACCACGCCATGATGCTTGATTCCAAGGAATTCATCCAGAACGACATCAACAACATCAGCAGGCAGGGAGAAATCAAATCAATCCGGGTCATTAACAAAAAAGGGCGGATCATCTACTCTAACGACCCGGATGAAATCAATAACGTCATAGACATTAAAAGCCCGCCCTGCTGGAACTGCCATAAACACGAAACTCCCCCGGCCACCATGAAACTCGAGCAGCGCACCCGTCTGAAAACAGTAAACGGCAAAGATTTCATGGGCATCATGACCCCGATTCCGAACTCAAAAGGATGTGCTCCCGGTCCGTGCCATGTTCATAATGAAAATGAACAATTACTCGGACTGCTGGACCTTGAAGTCTCCACTGAAAAAAAGAATGCCATTCTGATGACCTTTGAGAAAGCAAACGTCGGTATTGCAATGGTGGTCTTCATCGCTACTTTCGGAGCACTATTCATCTTTGCATTCAATTTCATCTTTAAACCCATCAGAAGACTTATTAAGGCCACCCGCAAACTTGGTTCGGCCCAGGATTTTGTAGAAATACAACTGGCCCAGACAGATGAGATAGGGACACTGGCCGACGCATTCAACATGATGGGCAGGCAGGTGCAGGAGAAACACCACGCCCTGCTGGAACAGAAGGAAGAATACCGGGATCTCTTCGATAACGTCCCCTGTCTGGTTTCCGTGGTTGACCTAAACTTCAGGGTTATCCGTCACAACAAGGCTTATGAAAAGCACTTCGGCAAGCCACGCGGCAGGCAATGCTACCAGATTAACAAAGATCAGGACTGCAAATGCGAGGAATGCCCGGTTGAAAGAACTTTCGCAGACCACACTCCTCATATGAGTGAAGAGTCCGGTCTTTCCAAGGACGGCAAACCCATCCACTGGATTGTATACACTTCGCCGATCAAGGACCGGGATGGTAATATTGTAGCGGCCATGGAAATGATGCTCGACATCACCAGACGCAAGGAGCTTGAAGAAAGTCTGGCTGCTTCCGAACAACGCTACCACGCCATTTTCGACTCCATCCCACAGGCTGTTTTTGTATTGGATTCCGAAAATCTGACCATCCTCAACTGCAATGATCCTGTAGAAGAAATATACGGATATACCCGAGAGATGATTCTGGGCAGTTCCTTTCTGCTCCTTTTCCGTGAAGAAGAACAAGCCGACTATGCTCACCTGCTAAAAGTCAAACAGGAAATAGGGCCATGTTCTCAGTTTACGAAATCCGGGACCGCCATCTACGCCATGCTCAGGATTTCCCCTGCTGAATTTGACGGCAACCGCACCCTGATCATAACCTGCAGTGACGTTACCCAGAAACTGGAGGCGGAACAGCAACTGATTCAGGCCAGTAAAATGAGTACGCTGGGTGAAATGGCTTCCGGTGTTGCCCACGAGCTGAATCAGCCTCTTGCCATCCTCAAGACCATCAGCAACCTGCTCAAACGCAAAGTGTCACGTGATCAGCAGATTGAGCCCAAAATCCTGCAGGAAATGGCTGAAGGAGTGGATACGCACGTCAACCGGGCCAGCAAGATAATTGAACACATGCGTGAATTCGGCCGCAAGTCGGACATGAGAACCACACCTGTGCAGGTTAATGATGTCCTGCGCCGGGGCTTTGATTTCTTCAGCAGGCAGCTTACCCTGCGCAATATCAGCGTAGAATGGAATCTCAACAGCCACCTGCCCATAATCATGGCTGATGCCAACCGGCTTGAACAGGTTGTCATCAACCTGCTCATCAATGCCCGCGACGCCATTGAGGAACGCTGGAAAGATGCTGTTCCTCTGGCTGATAACAAAAAAATATACATTTCCACCGACTTCACCGACAAGAAGATCATTATTGAAGTCTGCGATACCGGGCCGGGTATCCCCGACCCCATTCAAGGCCGTCTTTTCGAGCCTTTCTTCACCACCAAAGACGTTGGTAAGGGAACCGGACTTGGCCTTTCCATATCTTATGGTATTATCAAGGACTACAACGGAACCATCAGCGCATCCACCAAACAGGACACAGGAGCCTGCTTCACCATAACTTTTCCGCGTGGAGATTTGGAAAGCTGA
- a CDS encoding Rrf2 family transcriptional regulator, with protein MKLTTRSRYGARLLLDIALHSENGPVPSKDSARRENISLKYLEKILKILKDSGYIIGKRGPNGGNVLTMAPEKITLGKLTETLEGEDKILDCEGDVTTCPRAAVCLRRSIWDDANQAMYKMLDSYTLADLIKDARLCPMDRPE; from the coding sequence ATGAAACTTACCACCCGCTCAAGATACGGAGCAAGACTTCTGCTCGACATTGCCCTGCATTCTGAAAACGGTCCCGTGCCCAGCAAAGATTCCGCACGCCGTGAAAATATTTCTCTTAAATATCTGGAAAAGATACTCAAGATACTTAAAGATTCCGGATACATCATTGGCAAACGCGGTCCTAACGGCGGCAATGTGCTGACAATGGCTCCTGAAAAAATAACCCTCGGCAAACTTACCGAAACTCTGGAAGGGGAAGACAAAATCCTCGACTGTGAAGGTGATGTAACCACCTGTCCAAGGGCTGCAGTCTGTCTGCGCCGTTCCATATGGGATGACGCTAATCAGGCTATGTACAAAATGCTCGATTCATACACTCTGGCCGACCTGATTAAAGATGCCCGGCTCTGCCCCATGGACAGACCGGAATAA
- a CDS encoding response regulator, whose protein sequence is MSTKKLLLVDDEEGIRRFLGLTLMDLGYEVETAENGESALKAIPEISPSIILTDIKMPRMDGIELLKAVKADYPHIEVIMLTGHGDIDLAIESLKFDAADFITKPIDDEVLEISLGRVMEKIELKDKLREHTENLERLVEEKTQRIIELERQNAACQVVEGLSEALSSAAHEVETGSGLFNELPCLVSIHNRYLEIVAANELLKERLGDVVGKNSFDIYSDRETPGNACPVQLTFDTGKGQRSKETFIGKEGEEIPVTVYTAPIPNKNGEIELVLDISVDMTELKRLNDELLETQYKFQRLFDEAPCYISVQNRDFTIAEVNRRFKEDFAEHLGAPCYASYKHRERPCDECPVQRTFQDGESHQTETVVTTQNGEQKNMLVWSAPLRNAYGEIKQVMEMSTDITEIRRLQDHLTSLGFMLGSMSHGVKGMLTALDGGIYRLESGLRKNDQERVTEAAAVLKNVVGRVKKMVLDILYYAKSREIEVETVSAAHFLRDTAALIVPKAAAANVQYSVDIPEDLGNIDVDSSSMSAAIVNFLENGVDACSPNQPDRKYKIDVSARDLGDKIELAISDNGAGMDRETKEKIFTLFFSSKGKRGTGIGLFISNQTIEQHGGRIQVESEPQQGTTFTIMLPRKVEKKKAQQSIPCS, encoded by the coding sequence ATGAGTACTAAAAAGCTGCTGCTGGTTGATGATGAAGAAGGAATCCGCCGTTTTCTGGGACTGACCCTGATGGATCTGGGCTATGAGGTGGAAACGGCAGAAAACGGAGAATCCGCGCTCAAGGCAATTCCCGAAATATCTCCGTCCATAATTCTTACTGATATTAAAATGCCGCGCATGGACGGCATTGAACTGCTCAAGGCTGTCAAAGCAGACTACCCGCACATTGAGGTCATCATGCTCACCGGGCATGGAGATATTGACCTTGCCATTGAATCCCTCAAATTTGACGCTGCTGATTTCATCACCAAACCGATTGATGATGAAGTTCTAGAAATTTCACTGGGCCGGGTCATGGAAAAAATTGAGCTCAAGGATAAACTCCGCGAGCACACTGAAAACCTTGAACGGCTGGTAGAAGAAAAAACCCAGCGGATTATTGAACTTGAACGCCAGAATGCAGCCTGTCAGGTTGTTGAAGGCCTGAGCGAAGCCCTTTCCAGCGCTGCGCACGAGGTTGAAACCGGAAGCGGTCTTTTCAACGAACTGCCCTGTCTTGTCTCCATCCATAACCGCTATCTTGAAATTGTCGCCGCCAACGAACTGCTCAAAGAACGGCTCGGAGATGTGGTCGGCAAAAACAGCTTCGACATATATTCAGACCGAGAAACTCCTGGAAACGCCTGTCCTGTTCAGTTGACTTTTGATACAGGCAAGGGCCAGCGCAGCAAAGAAACTTTTATCGGTAAAGAGGGTGAGGAAATTCCGGTTACGGTCTACACCGCTCCCATCCCCAACAAGAACGGGGAAATCGAGTTAGTCCTTGATATTTCCGTGGATATGACCGAACTCAAACGGCTTAACGACGAACTGCTTGAAACGCAGTACAAATTTCAGCGCCTCTTTGATGAGGCCCCCTGCTATATTTCGGTCCAGAACCGGGACTTCACCATCGCCGAGGTTAACCGCCGCTTCAAAGAAGACTTTGCGGAACATCTCGGGGCTCCCTGCTACGCGTCCTATAAACACCGTGAACGTCCCTGCGATGAATGCCCTGTACAACGCACTTTTCAAGACGGAGAATCCCACCAGACCGAAACCGTGGTCACCACCCAAAACGGGGAACAGAAGAACATGCTGGTCTGGTCTGCTCCCCTACGCAACGCTTACGGAGAAATCAAACAGGTCATGGAGATGTCCACCGACATAACCGAGATACGCCGTCTGCAGGACCATCTTACTTCTCTCGGTTTCATGCTCGGCTCCATGTCCCACGGGGTAAAGGGCATGCTGACCGCCCTTGACGGAGGCATCTACCGCCTTGAATCCGGCCTGCGTAAAAATGATCAGGAACGCGTGACCGAGGCCGCTGCCGTACTTAAAAATGTTGTGGGCCGGGTCAAAAAGATGGTTCTGGATATACTTTATTACGCCAAATCGCGTGAAATAGAAGTTGAAACAGTTTCAGCCGCACATTTTCTGCGCGACACCGCGGCCTTGATCGTCCCCAAAGCCGCAGCAGCGAACGTTCAGTACAGTGTCGATATTCCGGAAGATCTTGGAAACATTGACGTGGACAGCAGTTCCATGTCCGCTGCCATAGTCAATTTCCTTGAAAACGGTGTTGATGCATGCTCCCCTAATCAGCCTGACCGTAAATATAAAATTGATGTTTCAGCCCGCGATCTGGGAGATAAAATTGAACTTGCCATAAGCGACAACGGTGCTGGAATGGATCGCGAAACAAAAGAAAAAATATTTACCCTCTTTTTCTCATCCAAAGGAAAACGCGGTACCGGAATAGGGTTGTTCATATCCAACCAGACCATAGAGCAACACGGAGGCCGCATACAGGTGGAATCTGAACCTCAGCAGGGAACAACCTTTACCATCATGCTGCCGCGTAAGGTTGAAAAGAAAAAAGCACAGCAATCGATTCCCTGTTCATAA